In Miscanthus floridulus cultivar M001 chromosome 5, ASM1932011v1, whole genome shotgun sequence, one genomic interval encodes:
- the LOC136453645 gene encoding protein NRT1/ PTR FAMILY 5.10-like: MDANTLLLPCTDGAVAGAVDFRGRPASRSGTGRWSAAMFVLGVEIAERFAYHGVSANLISYLTGPLGESTAGAAAAINAWSGVATMLPLLMACVADAWLGRYRTIVLASLLFVVSMGMLTVSALPAFHHDGCSSYASRSLACSPSPVQVAVFYVSLYLVALAEAGHKPCAQAFGADQFDQNDPKESVSRSSFFNWWYFGMCSGTAVTTMVSSYIQDNVGWGLGFGIPCLVMVFALLMFLLGTRNYRYYTATESSPFARLARAFVALVKGSKSSEYDGTLASDDAGHREEVKGVLRLFPIWATCIIYAVIFSQSSTFFTKQAATLDRRIGPALRVPAAALQTFISVTIMVFIPVYDRAFVPLARRLTRLSSGITMLQRIGTGLVLALVAMVVAALVEMRRLGVARDAGLVDQPKAALPMSLWWMVPQYVLFGLSDVFAMIGLQEFFYDQVPDALRSLGLAFFLSIFGVGHLFSSFIISAIHGATKKSGASWFSNNLNHAHLDYFY, encoded by the exons ATGGACGCCAACACCCTCCTCCTGCCCTGCACcgacggcgccgtcgccggcgcggTCGACTTCCGCGGGCGGCCCGCGTCCCGGTCCGGCACGGGCCGATGGTCCGCCGCGATGTTCGTCCTCG GGGTGGAGATAGCGGAGAGGTTCGCGTACCACGGGGTGTCGGCGAACCTGATCAGCTACCTGACGGGGCCGCTGGGGGAGTCGaccgcgggcgcggcggccgcgaTCAACGCGTGGAGCGGGGTGGCGACCATGCTGCCGCTGCTGATGGCGTGCGTGGCCGACGCCTGGCTCGGGCGGTACCGCACCATCGTCCTCGCCTCCCTCCTCTTCGTCGTG AGCATGGGCATGCTGACCGTCTCCGCGCTCCCGGCGTTCCACCACGACGGCTGCAGCAGCTACGCCTCCAGATCGCTGGCGTGCTCCCCGTCCCCCGTGCAAGTGGCCGTCTTCTACGTCTCCCTGTACCTGGTGGCGCTCGCCGAGGCCGGGCACAAGCCCTGCGCGCAGGCGTTCGGCGCGGACCAGTTCGACCAGAACGACCCCAAGGAGTCCGTGTCCAGGAGCTCCTTTTTCAACTGGTGGTACTTCGGCATGTGCTCCGGCACCGCCGTCACCACCATGGTGTCCAGCTACATCCAGGACAACGTCGGCTGGGGCCTCGGCTTCGGCATCCCCTGCCTCGTCATGGTCTTCGCGCTCCTTATGTTCTTGCTCGGCACCAGGAATTACCGCTACTACACGGCCACCGAATCGAGCCCCTTTGCTCGCCTCGCCAGAGCTTTCGTTGCGCTCGTCAAAGGCTCCAAATCGAGCGAGTATGACGG CACTCTTGCGAGCGACGACGCCGGGCACCGGGAAGAAGTGAAAGGCGTGCTGCGCCTGTTCCCCATCTGGGCGACGTGCATCATCTACGCCGTGATCTTCTCGCAGTCGTCCACGTTCTTCACGAAGCAGGCCGCGACGCTGGACCGGCGGATCGGCCCGGCGCTGCGAgtgccggcggcggcgctgcagACGTTCATCAGCGTGACCATCATGGTCTTCATCCCGGTCTACGACCGCGCGTTCGTGCCCCTGGCGCGGCGGCTCACGCGCCTGTCGTCCGGCATCACCATGCTGCAGCGGATCGGCACGGGGCTCGTCCTGGCCCTGGTCGCCATGGTCGTGGCGGCGCTGGTGGAGATGCGGCGGCTCGGCGTGGCGAGGGACGCCGGGCTCGTGGACCAGCCCAAGGCGGCGCTGCCGATGAGCCTGTGGTGGATGGTGCCGCAGTACGTGCTGTTCGGGCTCTCGGACGTGTTCGCCATGATCGGCTTGCAGGAGTTCTTCTACGACCAGGTCCCCGACGCGCTGCGCAGCCTCGGGTTGGCCTTCTTCCTCAGCATCTTCGGCGTAGGCCACCTGTTCAGCAgcttcatcatctccgccatccaCGGAGCCACCAAGAAGAGCGGGGCGAGCTGGTTCTCCAACAACCTCAACCACGCGCACCTCGACTACTTCTACTAG
- the LOC136453644 gene encoding protein NRT1/ PTR FAMILY 5.10-like, which translates to MCHRSEFLSLVLYQPAMVDTVAGATDYRGQPASRAATGGWKPSVFVMAMEIAERFAYKGVAANLITYLTGPLGQPMARAAASIDAWKGVSQMLPLPLACVADAWLGRYRAIVLASLIFVVSMGALSLSSALPALRGGHVAIFYVALYLVALGEGAHKPCAQAFAADQFDEKDPEESVARSSFFNWWYFGMCAGTAVTIMVSSYVQDNVGWGLGFGIPCIVIVASLVLFLLGTRSYRFYTTTEASPFSRVGKALLALIQSWAPKHHTRKLSDGDEDNAVAVEEVKSVLRLLPIWASCIIYAIIFSQTSTFFTKQAATLDRRIGARFKVPPAALQTFISVSIVIFIPVYDRLFVPLARRYTGRPTGITMLQRVGAGLALSLVAVALSALVEMKRLRVATEAGLVNTPKAQLPMTLWWMVPQYVLIGVADVFAMIGLQEFFYDQVPDAVRSLGLALFLSIFGVGHLLSSFLISVIDKTTARSGTSWFSNNLNRAHLDYFYWLLTGLCAVELVAFVLFSRVYAYKRKSGNDGGGNGDLV; encoded by the exons ATGTGTCATCGGAGCGAGTTCCTCTCCCTCGTGCTGTACCAACCAGCCATGGTCGACACCGTCGCCGGCGCCACCGACTACCGCGGCCAGCCGGCCTCGCGTGCCGCCACCGGGGGCTGGAAACCGTCGGTTTTCGTCATGG CGATGGAGATCGCGGAGCGGTTCGCGTACAAGGGCGTGGCCGCGAACCTGATCACCTACCTGACGGGGCCGCTGGGGCAGCCGATGGCGCGCGCCGCCGCGTCCATCGATGCGTGGAAGGGCGTCTCCCagatgctgccgctgccgctcgcGTGCGTCGCCGACGCCTGGCTCGGCCGGTACCGGGCCATCGTCCTCGCCTCCCTCATCTTCGTCGTG AGTATGGGCGCCCTGTCGCTGTCGTCGGCGTTGCCGGCCTTGCGCGGCGGCCACGTGGCCATCTTCTACGTGGCACTGTACCTGGTCGCCCTCGGCGAGGGCGCGCACAAGCCGTGCGCGCAGGCGTTCGCGGCGGACCAGTTCGACGAGAAGGACCCcgaggagagcgtggcgcggAGCTCGTTCTTCAACTGGTGGTACTTCGGCATGTGCGCCGGCACCGCTGTCACCATCATGGTCTCCAGTTACGTGCAGGACAACGTCGGCTGGGGACTCGGCTTCGGCATCCCCTGTATCGTCATCGTCGCCTCGCTCGTCCTGTTCCTGCTCGGCACAAGGTCGTACCGGTTCTACACCACCACGGAGGCCAGCCCCTTCTCTCGCGTCGGGAAGGCGTTGCTGGCTTTGATCCAGAGCTGGGCGCCCAAGCATCACACCAG AAAATTAAGCGACGGCGACGAGGACAACGCCGTCGCCGTCGAGGAAGTGAAGAGCGTGCTCCGCCTGCTGCCCATATGGGCGTCGTGCATAATCTACGCGATCATCTTCTCCCAGACATCGACGTTCTTCACGAAGCAGGCCGCGACGCTGGACCGCCGGATCGGCGCGAGGTTCAAGGTGCCGCCGGCGGCGCTGCAGACCTTCATCAGCGTCAGCATCGTCATCTTCATCCCGGTGTACGACCGGCTCTTCGTGCCCCTGGCGCGGCGCTACACGGGGCGGCCGACGGGGATCACCATGCTGCAGAGGGTCGGCGCCGGCCTGGCGCTGTCCCTCGTCGCCGTGGCCCTGTCCGCGCTCGTGGAGATGAAGCGGCTCCGAGTCGCGACGGAAGCCGGCCTGGTGAACACCCCGAAGGCGCAGCTCCCCATGACGCTCTGGTGGATGGTCCCGCAGTACGTCCTCATCGGCGTTGCCGACGTGTTCGCCATGATCGGGCTGCAGGAGTTCTTCTACGACCAGGTCCCCGACGCGGTGCGGAGCCTTGGGCTGGCCCTGTTCCTGAGCATCTTCGGGGTCGGCCACCTCCTCAGCAGCTTCCTCATCTCTGTCATTGACAAGACGACAgcgaggagcgggacgagctggtTCTCTAACAACCTCAACCGCGCGCACCTCGACTACTTCTACTGGCTGCTCACTGGGCTCTGCGCCGTGGAGCTCGTCGCCTTTGTGCTCTTCTCTCGAGTGTATGCTTACAAGAGAAAGAGTGGCAATGATGGTGGTGGCAATGGTGATCTCGTGTGA